Proteins from one bacterium genomic window:
- a CDS encoding TonB-dependent receptor: MSPRSRTHCRACLALAGLLTLASSAFAEDGEPAHAHDHEHDEHGVTETIVVTASPLEHDRDELSVPVDRIERDELLLNLGSTLGETLNQIPGITSTGFSAGASRPVVRGQDAYRTEVLEDGLRTQDVSRESPDHAVPTNPLVAERVEIVRGPGTLRYGGSASAGVVNVITNRVPNGGGEDGLDAEIFGGIGLVANERDLAATVDGTSGNWSFHLDGLMRQSNDYSIPNDDRPRIQSSTHTDQWMGSGGVAYANEVGRVGVSYTRIENEYGIPEEDEAVDIDMHADRFRFEGDLFAPIAGVKEIRLRGVYTDYEHDEIAGGAIGQTYRNEEFDGRLEVLHEPIAGFHGAFGIHGQHRDFRGEGEAAEFLSPADRRTVAFYLFEERLLTEDLSLEAGFRYENTRVQGVDAGDINRDQSFNAVSGSLGLVKTPTDWLTIGMNGSVSQRAPEIAELLARGAHEATATFEIGDEDLDLETSYTGDFRIEATHERGRIEWSSFVTHYEDFIFAARTGNLVDEDGLPGGDLAELFYTDRDALFYGFEVQGDLDLVTLEDCGTFALDAQFDYVRARFDGNGVSGGSNNAPRITPIRWGGGVSIRGDRTNARVGFLRTEAQDEVGDFETNTKNFTYLNASLSHEIEIVDAIPIEFSIVARNLTDVRGRNHVAFNKDEVILPGRNIRFGVRARF; this comes from the coding sequence ATGTCCCCTCGTTCCCGTACGCACTGCCGCGCGTGCCTCGCGCTCGCCGGCCTCCTGACCCTCGCGTCCTCCGCCTTCGCCGAAGACGGTGAACCGGCGCACGCCCACGACCACGAACACGACGAACACGGCGTCACCGAGACGATCGTCGTGACCGCCTCGCCCCTCGAGCACGACCGCGACGAACTCTCCGTCCCCGTCGACCGGATCGAGCGGGACGAGCTCCTCCTCAACCTGGGCTCTACGCTCGGCGAAACCCTGAACCAGATCCCCGGCATCACGTCCACCGGCTTCTCTGCCGGCGCGAGCCGACCGGTCGTCCGCGGCCAGGACGCCTACCGCACGGAGGTCCTCGAGGACGGACTCCGGACCCAGGACGTGTCCCGGGAGAGCCCGGACCACGCCGTCCCGACCAATCCCCTCGTCGCCGAGCGCGTCGAGATCGTCCGCGGCCCCGGCACGCTCCGCTACGGCGGCAGCGCGTCCGCGGGTGTCGTGAACGTCATCACCAACCGCGTCCCGAACGGCGGCGGCGAGGACGGCCTGGACGCCGAGATCTTCGGCGGGATCGGCCTCGTCGCGAACGAACGCGACCTCGCCGCGACGGTCGACGGAACCTCGGGGAACTGGTCCTTCCACCTCGACGGCCTGATGCGCCAGTCGAACGACTACTCGATCCCGAACGACGATCGCCCGCGCATCCAGTCGAGCACCCACACCGACCAGTGGATGGGCTCCGGCGGCGTGGCCTACGCGAACGAGGTCGGTCGCGTCGGCGTGTCCTACACCCGGATCGAGAACGAATACGGCATCCCCGAAGAGGACGAGGCGGTCGACATCGACATGCACGCCGACCGCTTCCGCTTCGAGGGTGATCTCTTCGCGCCGATCGCGGGCGTGAAGGAGATCCGGCTCCGCGGCGTCTACACCGACTACGAGCACGACGAGATCGCCGGCGGCGCGATCGGTCAGACCTATCGCAACGAAGAGTTCGACGGTCGACTCGAAGTCCTCCACGAGCCGATCGCCGGCTTCCACGGCGCCTTCGGTATCCACGGACAGCACCGCGATTTCCGCGGCGAGGGCGAAGCCGCCGAATTCCTCTCCCCCGCCGACCGTCGAACCGTCGCGTTCTACCTCTTCGAAGAGCGGCTGTTGACCGAGGATCTGAGCCTCGAAGCGGGCTTCCGCTACGAGAACACCCGGGTGCAGGGCGTCGACGCAGGTGACATCAACCGGGACCAGAGCTTCAACGCCGTCTCCGGCTCGCTCGGCCTCGTGAAGACCCCGACCGACTGGCTGACGATCGGCATGAACGGCTCGGTGAGCCAGCGCGCGCCGGAGATCGCGGAGCTCCTCGCTCGGGGTGCTCACGAGGCGACCGCCACCTTCGAGATCGGTGACGAGGACCTCGATCTCGAGACCTCCTATACCGGCGACTTCCGGATCGAGGCGACCCACGAACGAGGACGGATCGAATGGTCGAGCTTCGTGACCCACTACGAGGACTTCATCTTCGCCGCGCGGACGGGAAATCTGGTCGACGAAGACGGGCTGCCGGGCGGTGATCTCGCCGAGCTCTTCTACACGGACCGCGACGCGCTCTTCTACGGCTTCGAGGTCCAGGGCGATCTCGACCTCGTCACCCTCGAGGACTGCGGCACCTTCGCCCTCGACGCGCAGTTCGACTACGTGCGCGCCCGCTTCGACGGGAACGGCGTGAGCGGCGGCAGCAACAACGCGCCGCGGATCACGCCGATCCGCTGGGGCGGCGGCGTCTCGATCCGCGGCGACCGGACGAACGCCCGGGTCGGGTTCCTCCGGACCGAGGCGCAGGACGAGGTCGGGGACTTCGAGACCAACACGAAGAACTTCACCTACCTGAACGCGTCGCTGTCGCACGAGATCGAGATCGTGGACGCGATCCCGATCGAGTTCTCGATCGTCGCGCGCAACCTGACGGACGTGCGCGGCCGCAACCACGTGGCCTTCAACAAGGACGAGGTGATCCTCCCGGGTCGGAACATCCGATTCGGGGTGCGCGCCCGGTTCTAG
- the yhbY gene encoding ribosome assembly RNA-binding protein YhbY: MSANESRPAPSLTGAQRRHLRGLAHAIKPIVFVGEGGLSDAVVGALDEALDQHELVKVRLRQPPDKKAAAQELADRSHSALCGVVGHTVVLYRPNPEEPRIELPKKG, from the coding sequence GTGTCCGCCAACGAATCCCGGCCCGCCCCGAGCCTGACCGGCGCCCAGCGCCGCCACCTCCGCGGCCTTGCCCACGCGATCAAGCCGATCGTCTTCGTCGGCGAAGGCGGCCTCTCGGACGCCGTCGTGGGTGCCCTCGACGAGGCCCTCGATCAGCACGAGCTGGTGAAGGTCCGCCTGCGCCAGCCGCCGGACAAGAAGGCCGCGGCCCAGGAGCTCGCCGACCGGAGCCACTCGGCGCTCTGCGGCGTCGTCGGACACACGGTCGTCCTCTACCGGCCGAATCCGGAAGAGCCGCGGATCGAGCTGCCGAAGAAGGGCTGA
- a CDS encoding PilT/PilU family type 4a pilus ATPase encodes MATNKPIPLVGRLAIQLKMLTQDEVKRAMTESVSSGNPRLAQVFLQMGLLDRDQIAQLQKVQKDLVEKHRAKKAGADAAPTPPPAREAPAPVVETAPAPPPAAPDVNEAAMHAAQGASPMQGADVAALHEAPPEAARPAPSEPVASSPAAEAPPAAAPASPVAPPPQATAPPPQAAPVPPAAPAAGEDGPISLELPIPNPGEADRQKLEAMLKLGVDQKASDVHFHAYGPLKHRIAGQLQVTEENVDGEFVERVVVSSLDEAQRKVLRDQGEIDFCFDLPGVGRFRANAYRQQRGLDAVFRIIPDEPPTLESLGLPEELKKYTDFHQGMVLITGPAGCGKSATMAALVNHINETREDHILTVEDPIEIIHPSKNCLVNQRHAGHHTASFSRALRGALREDPDIIVIGELRDLETISLAMTAAETGHFVLATLHTANAVRTVNRMIGAFPSNEQDQVRAMLSESLRAVVSQRLVPNAEGNDRIPALELLVINRAIGNLIRDEKTTQIRSSMQTGKAHGMYLLEQSLNELVVEGKITRETALDLAEEKKLITAGA; translated from the coding sequence ATGGCCACCAACAAGCCGATACCCCTGGTGGGGCGACTCGCGATCCAGCTCAAGATGCTGACCCAGGACGAGGTCAAGCGAGCGATGACCGAGAGCGTCTCCTCTGGCAACCCGCGACTGGCGCAGGTCTTCCTGCAGATGGGGCTCCTCGATCGCGATCAGATCGCGCAGCTCCAGAAGGTCCAGAAGGACCTCGTCGAGAAGCACCGCGCCAAGAAGGCCGGCGCCGATGCCGCGCCCACGCCGCCGCCTGCCCGCGAAGCGCCGGCGCCGGTGGTGGAAACGGCGCCCGCGCCGCCGCCTGCCGCTCCCGACGTGAACGAAGCGGCGATGCACGCAGCGCAGGGGGCCTCGCCCATGCAGGGGGCCGACGTCGCGGCGCTCCACGAAGCGCCGCCCGAGGCTGCCCGCCCGGCGCCGTCCGAACCCGTGGCCTCGTCGCCCGCAGCGGAGGCTCCCCCCGCCGCCGCGCCGGCTTCGCCCGTCGCGCCGCCGCCCCAGGCCACCGCACCGCCGCCGCAGGCCGCGCCTGTGCCCCCGGCGGCTCCGGCGGCCGGCGAAGACGGACCGATCAGCCTCGAGCTGCCGATCCCGAATCCCGGGGAGGCCGACCGGCAGAAGCTCGAAGCGATGCTCAAGCTCGGCGTCGACCAGAAGGCGTCCGACGTCCACTTCCACGCCTACGGCCCGCTCAAGCACCGGATCGCCGGCCAGCTCCAGGTGACCGAAGAGAACGTCGACGGCGAGTTCGTCGAACGGGTCGTCGTGTCCTCCCTCGACGAGGCCCAGCGGAAGGTGCTCCGTGACCAGGGCGAGATCGACTTCTGCTTCGACCTGCCCGGCGTCGGACGCTTCCGCGCCAACGCCTATCGGCAGCAGCGCGGCCTCGACGCGGTCTTCCGCATCATCCCGGACGAGCCCCCGACCCTCGAGTCCCTCGGCCTGCCCGAGGAGCTCAAGAAGTACACCGATTTCCACCAGGGCATGGTGTTGATCACGGGGCCCGCGGGCTGCGGCAAGTCCGCGACGATGGCGGCCCTCGTGAACCACATCAACGAGACGCGGGAAGATCACATCCTCACCGTCGAGGACCCGATCGAGATCATCCACCCGTCGAAGAACTGCCTGGTGAACCAGCGTCACGCGGGTCACCACACGGCCAGCTTCTCCCGCGCGTTGCGCGGCGCGCTTCGCGAAGACCCGGACATCATCGTGATCGGCGAGCTGCGCGATCTCGAGACGATCTCCCTCGCGATGACCGCAGCGGAGACCGGTCACTTCGTGCTCGCGACGCTGCATACGGCGAACGCGGTGCGGACGGTGAACCGGATGATCGGCGCCTTTCCCTCGAACGAGCAGGATCAGGTGCGTGCCATGCTCTCGGAGTCGCTCCGCGCCGTCGTCTCCCAGCGACTCGTACCGAACGCGGAAGGGAACGATCGGATTCCGGCCCTCGAGCTGCTCGTCATCAATCGGGCGATCGGGAATCTGATCCGCGACGAGAAGACGACGCAGATCCGCTCGTCGATGCAGACGGGGAAGGCTCACGGCATGTATCTGCTCGAGCAGTCCCTCAACGAGCTGGTCGTCGAAGGCAAGATCACGCGGGAGACCGCCCTGGACCTCGCCGAAGAGAAGAAGCTGATCACCGCCGGCGCCTAG
- a CDS encoding PilT/PilU family type 4a pilus ATPase, whose product MAAIDSLLVHMKENDGSDLHLVAGQPPRFRAKGKIQIIPGHDVLSNEALRAMMHEIATTRAWDEYETTNDLDFAFSLEGVARFRANYFVQQTGAACVFRIIPEEILSLETLNMPEAICNLADLKEGLVLVTGPTGSGKSTTLAAIIDKINKTYSKHIVTIEDPVEFVHENRNALFSHREVGLHTQGFGPALKSAIRQDADVILVGEMREMETINLAITAAEMGMLVFGTLHTNNAAKTIDRIIDAFPAEEQNMVRISLSESLAAVVSQLLLPKKEGGRVAANEILLKASGLPNVIRDGNTPMLSQIIQAGKSQGMQLMDDVLFAYAKDGTVSAYDAYMKATDKARFEPLLQAEGEEPLPG is encoded by the coding sequence TTGGCCGCCATCGACTCGCTGCTCGTCCACATGAAGGAGAACGACGGCTCCGACCTCCATCTGGTCGCCGGTCAGCCGCCGCGCTTCCGAGCGAAGGGCAAGATCCAGATCATCCCGGGACACGACGTCCTCTCGAACGAGGCCCTGCGCGCGATGATGCACGAGATCGCGACGACGCGAGCCTGGGACGAGTACGAGACGACGAACGATCTCGATTTCGCGTTCAGCCTCGAGGGGGTCGCCCGCTTCCGCGCCAACTACTTCGTCCAGCAGACGGGCGCCGCCTGCGTGTTCCGGATCATTCCCGAGGAGATCCTCTCCCTCGAGACCCTGAACATGCCCGAGGCGATCTGCAATCTCGCCGATCTGAAGGAAGGGCTCGTCCTCGTGACCGGCCCGACCGGCTCCGGCAAGTCGACGACCCTCGCGGCGATCATCGACAAGATCAACAAGACCTACTCGAAACACATCGTCACGATCGAGGACCCGGTCGAGTTCGTCCACGAGAACCGCAACGCGCTCTTCTCCCATCGCGAGGTCGGTCTCCACACCCAGGGCTTCGGCCCCGCGCTCAAGAGCGCGATCCGTCAGGACGCGGACGTGATCCTCGTCGGCGAGATGCGGGAGATGGAGACGATCAACCTGGCGATCACCGCCGCCGAGATGGGCATGCTCGTCTTCGGGACGCTCCACACGAACAACGCCGCCAAGACGATCGACCGGATCATCGATGCCTTCCCCGCGGAAGAGCAGAACATGGTCCGGATCTCGCTCTCCGAGTCCCTCGCCGCGGTCGTCTCGCAGCTGCTCCTCCCGAAGAAGGAGGGCGGCCGCGTCGCCGCGAACGAGATCCTGCTCAAGGCCTCCGGCCTGCCGAACGTGATTCGCGACGGCAATACGCCGATGCTCAGCCAGATCATCCAGGCCGGGAAGAGCCAGGGCATGCAGCTCATGGACGACGTGCTCTTCGCTTATGCGAAAGATGGGACGGTCAGCGCCTACGACGCCTACATGAAGGCGACGGACAAGGCGCGCTTCGAGCCGCTCCTCCAGGCCGAAGGCGAGGAGCCGCTTCCCGGCTGA
- a CDS encoding efflux RND transporter permease subunit produces MVGVRGKIEEAFGTWSRVVVRYRWVAILLVLVATAGLATRIPLMEVETSTDDYLRDGDPEKIAYNAFRDQFGRDQVIFVVVEPPEVFDLAFLEWLRDLHEALEEEVPYVYDVSSLVNIRSIYAEGDTLVVDDLLQSWPEDRAAVEAVRARALSTESYIDNVISADGSVTALQVRSYAYSSEESEADELGGFDDTPPDVLRDNLSAVEHSAYSRGVIEVVDRFRRDDYTIHLTGQPLVAYGLTRSMAQDVPKIFGGALLLVGVMIVALFRRLSPLLLSSTVVILSLVSTLGIVQLLGFPISIPTQILPSFMLAVGVGYVVHLLTIFFRALGRTGDRQEALEQALRHVGLPILMTAATTIAGLVSFVAADLETAYQLGISGAIGVAVVAIYTLVFVPAILSLLPLSAKRNRGGLEGGSFFLTACGRLSVRHPKKLTAAAAVLAVASIALLPRLDYSANPMDYFPDGHWLKEGTFYTDERMGGMQSLEIVIDSGRPEGLHELSVLEGIGRLDALVAELEAEGEKVTRTWSMLQILKETNQALNRGDPAHYRIPDDERLIAQELLLFEQSGSDDLEKIVDRQFSQARISVLTGWEDGVEKQRFIDRIRDRVVDAVGDDAEVTITGAVALIARTASASSESMIQSYSLALLLITPMMIILIGSLRAGLVSMVPNLVPILSSLALMVVVGIELDLFTILGACIAIGLAVDDSIHFISGFRRHFEQTGDPERAVELTMESTGRALLFTSVVLAAGFATLGLSSMANLGYLGLTTAYAITLAFVLDVTVTPALLVLTHRKVGSRKRSADASRADAFGEDDEQEIARETG; encoded by the coding sequence GTGGTTGGAGTTCGGGGAAAGATCGAGGAGGCGTTCGGCACGTGGTCGCGCGTGGTGGTGCGCTACCGCTGGGTCGCGATCCTGCTCGTGCTCGTCGCGACCGCCGGGCTGGCGACGCGCATCCCGTTGATGGAGGTCGAGACCTCCACCGACGACTACTTGCGCGACGGGGATCCCGAGAAGATCGCGTACAACGCGTTCCGAGATCAGTTCGGTCGCGACCAGGTCATCTTCGTCGTGGTCGAGCCGCCCGAGGTCTTCGACCTCGCCTTCCTCGAATGGCTGCGAGATCTCCACGAGGCCCTCGAAGAAGAGGTGCCCTACGTCTACGACGTCTCGAGCCTCGTCAACATCCGCTCGATCTACGCGGAAGGGGACACCCTCGTCGTCGACGACCTCCTGCAGAGCTGGCCCGAGGATCGGGCGGCGGTCGAGGCGGTGCGTGCCCGCGCGCTCTCGACCGAGAGCTACATCGACAACGTGATCTCCGCGGATGGCAGCGTGACCGCGTTGCAGGTGCGTTCCTACGCCTACTCGTCGGAAGAGTCCGAGGCGGACGAGCTCGGCGGATTCGACGACACGCCGCCGGACGTCCTGCGCGACAACCTCTCCGCGGTCGAGCACTCGGCGTACAGCCGCGGCGTGATCGAGGTCGTCGATCGCTTCCGCCGCGACGACTACACGATCCACCTGACCGGTCAGCCGCTGGTCGCCTATGGCCTCACGCGGTCGATGGCGCAGGACGTGCCGAAGATCTTCGGGGGCGCGCTGCTCCTGGTGGGCGTCATGATCGTCGCGCTCTTCCGGCGCCTTTCCCCGCTTCTGCTCTCCTCGACCGTCGTGATCCTCTCCCTGGTCTCGACCCTCGGGATCGTCCAGCTCCTCGGCTTCCCGATCAGCATCCCGACCCAGATCCTGCCGTCCTTCATGCTCGCGGTCGGCGTCGGCTACGTGGTCCATCTGCTGACGATCTTCTTCCGCGCGCTCGGACGGACGGGCGATCGACAGGAAGCCCTCGAGCAGGCCCTTCGCCACGTCGGGCTCCCCATCCTGATGACCGCGGCGACGACGATCGCCGGGCTCGTCTCCTTCGTGGCGGCGGATCTCGAGACGGCGTACCAGCTGGGGATCTCGGGGGCGATCGGCGTCGCTGTCGTGGCGATCTATACCCTCGTCTTCGTGCCGGCGATCCTCTCGCTGCTGCCGCTCTCCGCGAAGCGCAATCGCGGCGGGCTCGAAGGCGGCTCGTTCTTCCTGACGGCGTGCGGCCGCCTCTCCGTGCGCCACCCGAAGAAGCTGACCGCGGCCGCGGCCGTGCTGGCGGTCGCCTCGATCGCCCTCCTGCCGCGCCTCGACTACTCCGCGAACCCGATGGACTATTTCCCGGATGGCCACTGGCTGAAGGAGGGCACGTTCTACACGGACGAGCGGATGGGCGGGATGCAATCCCTCGAGATCGTGATCGACTCCGGGCGGCCGGAGGGGCTCCACGAGCTCTCCGTTCTCGAAGGCATCGGCCGACTCGACGCGCTCGTCGCCGAGCTCGAGGCCGAAGGGGAAAAGGTCACGCGGACCTGGTCGATGCTCCAGATCCTGAAGGAGACGAATCAGGCGCTCAACCGAGGGGATCCCGCCCACTACCGGATTCCCGACGACGAGCGGCTGATCGCCCAGGAGCTCCTGCTCTTCGAGCAGAGCGGCTCCGACGATCTCGAGAAGATCGTCGATCGCCAGTTCAGCCAGGCGCGCATCAGCGTGCTGACCGGCTGGGAGGACGGCGTCGAGAAGCAGCGCTTCATCGACCGGATCCGCGACCGGGTCGTCGACGCGGTGGGTGACGACGCGGAGGTCACGATCACGGGGGCGGTCGCGCTGATCGCGCGGACCGCTTCCGCCAGCTCCGAGAGCATGATCCAGAGCTACTCCCTCGCGCTGCTCCTGATCACGCCGATGATGATCATCCTGATCGGGAGCCTGCGAGCGGGACTCGTGAGCATGGTCCCGAACCTCGTACCGATCCTCTCGTCCCTCGCCCTCATGGTCGTCGTCGGAATCGAGCTCGACCTGTTCACGATCCTCGGCGCGTGCATCGCCATCGGCCTCGCCGTCGACGACAGCATCCATTTCATCAGCGGCTTCCGTCGCCACTTCGAGCAGACCGGCGACCCGGAGCGCGCGGTCGAGCTCACGATGGAGTCGACGGGCCGGGCGCTGCTCTTCACGTCGGTCGTTCTCGCGGCGGGCTTCGCGACCCTCGGGCTCTCCTCGATGGCGAACCTGGGCTATCTGGGGCTCACGACGGCCTACGCGATCACGCTCGCCTTCGTTCTCGACGTGACGGTCACGCCGGCGCTGCTCGTGCTCACCCATCGAAAGGTCGGATCGCGGAAACGATCGGCGGACGCGAGCAGGGCGGATGCCTTCGGGGAGGACGACGAGCAGGAGATCGCGCGCGAGACCGGTTGA
- a CDS encoding class I SAM-dependent methyltransferase, with product MTRPDPPAPDPGHVLRDAPATHRNREPILEELARWLPPSARVLEIASGTGQHAVFFAERMPGLTWLPTDGDPESLGTIEAWIAERGTTNVEPPRRLDASRPDWAEAVGPIDAIFNANMIHIAPWEVALGLFEGAGRALATGGRLLLYGPFKVGGAHTSESNASFDASLQDRDARWGVRDVERVVELANAAGLTLVETREMPANNKLLVFERD from the coding sequence ATGACGAGACCGGATCCTCCGGCCCCCGATCCGGGCCACGTGCTTCGCGACGCCCCCGCCACCCATCGCAACCGCGAGCCGATCCTCGAGGAGCTCGCGCGCTGGCTACCGCCGTCGGCGCGCGTCCTCGAGATCGCGAGCGGAACCGGGCAGCACGCCGTCTTCTTCGCGGAGCGGATGCCGGGACTCACCTGGCTGCCGACGGACGGGGATCCCGAGAGTCTCGGGACGATCGAAGCCTGGATCGCCGAGCGCGGCACGACGAACGTCGAGCCGCCGCGGCGGCTCGACGCGAGTCGGCCGGACTGGGCCGAGGCCGTCGGTCCCATCGACGCGATCTTCAACGCGAACATGATCCACATCGCGCCCTGGGAGGTCGCACTCGGCCTCTTCGAAGGCGCCGGGCGCGCGCTCGCGACCGGCGGCCGGCTCCTGCTCTACGGCCCCTTCAAGGTCGGAGGCGCGCACACGTCCGAGAGCAACGCGTCGTTCGACGCGAGTCTCCAGGATCGCGACGCGCGCTGGGGCGTGCGTGACGTCGAGCGCGTGGTGGAGCTCGCGAACGCGGCGGGGCTCACGCTCGTCGAGACGAGGGAGATGCCGGCGAACAACAAGCTGCTCGTCTTCGAACGCGATTGA
- a CDS encoding DUF2889 domain-containing protein — translation MAPAPVLGLPLHTRSLTVSLRKTADDRWLARGDVIDLRKNGFVPTSYDIQPAGVIHSMSIELDLDPESLRMEAIRVEQPFVAVEPSEATGGECCRDPAPRLYELAGECLDDAFPAKLSAKFGGPLGCSHLLTLFQLMASAIPHAAAIEHARAGREGTRHAVGDRFFRRAVFVDGLRREDERIDVAVGLTDSMTRPWSADSHSLERVERFHEVKIAATVDRKRFAFGEFEVLERIRDADSLEDVEWRDETGTFSSFVGSPVLPGLAKRIFDLTNETTALCAIRDALLMFAPGFIQIIAAQMDLFFEERARAREEGIEPDVARLGGNPGACYMWREGGPIEKATFTMNDRARG, via the coding sequence GTGGCTCCCGCTCCCGTCCTGGGCCTGCCGCTTCACACGCGCTCGCTCACCGTCTCGCTTCGCAAGACCGCGGACGACCGCTGGCTCGCCCGCGGCGACGTGATCGATCTGCGCAAGAACGGCTTCGTCCCCACGAGCTACGACATCCAGCCGGCGGGCGTGATCCACTCGATGAGCATCGAGCTGGACCTAGACCCCGAATCGCTTCGCATGGAGGCGATCCGCGTCGAGCAGCCCTTCGTCGCCGTCGAGCCCTCGGAGGCCACCGGCGGCGAGTGCTGCCGCGATCCCGCGCCGAGACTCTACGAGCTCGCCGGCGAATGTCTCGACGACGCGTTCCCGGCGAAGCTCTCGGCGAAGTTCGGCGGCCCGCTCGGCTGCAGCCACCTGCTCACGCTCTTCCAGCTGATGGCCTCCGCGATTCCGCACGCCGCCGCGATCGAGCACGCGCGCGCGGGGCGCGAGGGGACGCGCCATGCCGTCGGCGATCGCTTCTTCCGTCGGGCGGTCTTCGTCGACGGCCTGCGTCGCGAGGACGAACGGATCGACGTGGCGGTCGGGTTGACGGACTCGATGACCCGGCCGTGGTCGGCGGACAGCCACTCGCTCGAGCGCGTCGAGCGCTTCCACGAGGTGAAGATCGCGGCGACCGTCGACCGCAAGCGCTTCGCGTTCGGCGAGTTCGAGGTGCTCGAGCGGATCCGGGACGCCGATTCCCTCGAAGACGTCGAATGGCGGGACGAGACCGGGACCTTCTCGTCCTTCGTCGGCTCCCCCGTCCTGCCCGGCCTCGCCAAACGGATCTTCGACCTGACCAACGAGACGACCGCGCTCTGCGCCATCCGGGACGCGCTCCTCATGTTCGCCCCGGGCTTCATCCAGATCATCGCGGCCCAGATGGACCTCTTCTTCGAAGAGCGGGCCCGCGCTCGCGAAGAGGGCATCGAGCCCGACGTCGCGCGCCTCGGCGGCAACCCCGGCGCCTGTTACATGTGGCGCGAAGGGGGACCGATCGAGAAGGCCACGTTCACGATGAACGATCGCGCACGAGGCTGA
- a CDS encoding antibiotic biosynthesis monooxygenase, translating into MVTIGMNYFVIPGKEQVFEDACAKVVETMSGIDGHDSSSIFKEVGDGEPTYLIVSNWQNEQAFKDFIASEAFKKVTNWGALNILRGRPTHTTYQHG; encoded by the coding sequence ATGGTCACGATCGGCATGAACTACTTCGTCATCCCCGGCAAGGAGCAGGTCTTCGAAGATGCCTGCGCGAAGGTCGTCGAGACGATGAGCGGCATCGACGGACACGACTCGTCCTCGATCTTCAAGGAAGTGGGCGACGGCGAGCCGACCTACCTGATCGTGTCGAACTGGCAGAACGAGCAGGCCTTCAAGGACTTCATCGCGAGCGAAGCCTTCAAGAAGGTCACCAACTGGGGTGCGCTCAACATCCTCCGCGGCCGACCGACGCACACGACCTACCAACACGGCTGA
- a CDS encoding HAMP domain-containing histidine kinase has translation MGDGRERKGERGDLRGSDADAPADERGRSRRRSHHERKAHRRAARLADQAARAERKAEKAARRAWRESERRRRRDEKRHRARERTEREVTPEEREHARAVKRARRRANQRMGFVTHAVSYAATLGLLMVTTRSFRVVLIVALAWGIGLFCHYFWALAAPRVRDRWVEQEVGARSRTKVRRERRQVETRSRRSMEDLSASIAHEIRNPITAAKSLVQQMGEDPASDENLEYAGLALSELDRVERSISHLLRYARDEEPRFAPMALSEVARAAVVGLRDRAAAQGVSLAVDFDVEGEMRGDAEKLRRVVENLVANAIDALAESGTQRPTVELLGGENLAGDEVWLRVIDNGPGIPADERARIWSPFFTTKETGTGLGLALSRKTVEAHGGSIELLSDPRQGSEFVLSFPKEPSPTSPPNARAENER, from the coding sequence GTGGGAGACGGACGAGAGCGGAAGGGCGAGCGGGGCGATCTCCGCGGCTCCGATGCGGACGCGCCGGCCGACGAGCGCGGCCGGTCCCGTCGGCGCAGCCACCACGAACGAAAGGCCCATCGCCGCGCGGCGCGACTCGCCGACCAGGCCGCCCGCGCCGAGCGCAAGGCCGAGAAGGCGGCCCGCCGGGCCTGGCGCGAATCCGAACGGCGAAGGCGTCGCGACGAGAAGCGGCACCGCGCGCGGGAGCGAACCGAGCGCGAGGTCACGCCGGAGGAACGCGAGCACGCCCGCGCCGTGAAGCGCGCGCGGCGGCGCGCGAACCAGCGCATGGGCTTCGTGACCCACGCCGTGTCCTACGCCGCGACCCTCGGTCTCCTGATGGTCACGACCCGGAGCTTCCGGGTCGTTCTGATCGTCGCCCTCGCCTGGGGCATCGGCCTCTTCTGCCACTACTTCTGGGCCCTCGCGGCACCGCGCGTGCGCGATCGCTGGGTCGAGCAGGAAGTCGGCGCGCGCTCGCGAACGAAGGTCCGGCGCGAGCGCCGGCAGGTCGAGACGCGCAGCCGACGCTCGATGGAGGATCTCTCCGCGTCGATCGCCCACGAGATCCGCAACCCGATCACCGCCGCCAAGAGCCTCGTCCAACAGATGGGCGAGGACCCGGCTTCGGACGAGAACCTCGAATACGCAGGCCTCGCCCTCTCCGAGCTCGATCGCGTCGAGCGCTCGATCTCGCATCTGCTGCGTTACGCGCGGGACGAGGAACCCCGCTTCGCCCCGATGGCCCTCTCCGAGGTGGCCCGCGCCGCGGTCGTCGGGCTGCGCGACCGCGCGGCGGCCCAGGGTGTTTCGCTCGCCGTCGACTTCGACGTCGAAGGCGAGATGCGCGGGGACGCCGAGAAGCTTCGGCGGGTGGTGGAGAACCTGGTGGCGAACGCGATCGATGCCCTCGCCGAGAGCGGGACGCAGCGTCCGACGGTGGAGCTCCTCGGCGGCGAGAACCTCGCCGGGGACGAAGTGTGGCTGCGCGTGATCGACAACGGTCCGGGGATTCCCGCCGACGAGCGCGCGCGGATCTGGAGCCCCTTCTTCACGACCAAGGAGACGGGCACGGGGCTCGGCCTCGCGCTCTCCCGCAAGACCGTCGAGGCCCACGGCGGGAGCATCGAGCTGCTCTCCGACCCGCGGCAGGGAAGCGAGTTCGTGCTCTCCTTCCCGAAGGAGCCGAGCCCGACTTCACCCCCGAACGCGCGCGCGGAGAACGAACGATGA